The Geomonas ferrireducens DNA segment TGTACGCCGTTGGAGATGGTGAGGCAGTAGGCGCGGTTCACGCCGAGGTCGAGGCGGTTGAACACCTCCATCACCTGGAGCAGGAAGTCGTGCTGCGGCGGGTTGGCGACGGCGAAGTGGATGCGCGATTCCTTGCCCCCCTCCATCTCCTCGACGTCCAGGTAGAGCCCGCCGGCCTGGTTCCCTTTCTGATAGAGGTTCAGCACCTGGGCCAGGCGCTCGGGCCAGGCCATGCGGACGTAGTTCTCGTTATTGAGCCAGATGATGCGCAGGAGGCGGTCCAGGTCGGCCATGGCGAAGTCAGGGTAGCTCTTGCGCAGCGCCTGGGCCACTTTGGACCGGATCGCGGAAGGAACCTCGGTTCCGCCCCCCTCAAGGATCTCCTTGTTGCTTTTCCTGTCGAACTCGAAGCGCTGGATCTCGAGGGTGCGGTCGCTTCCGGGGAGCGGGTTCTCCGAGTGGCCGATCATCGCGTACGAGATCTCGCGCTCGGGAATGCGGCGCAGCGTGTCGTACAGGGAGCCCGGTACGTTGGGGAGCGCCTGGATCAGGCATTTCTCCCGGTCGGTGAGCACGAGACGGCGGTTTTGGGTGAGGCTTCCCATCTCCCGTTCGAGAAGGGCCATCGCCTCCGGCTCGTCCTTCATGGCGATGAAGAAGTAAGGGGGGAACTGCTCCATGAGCCAGGAACGGTTCTCGGTAATCTGGGTGCTCAGTCTTTTAAGCTCTGCGGCTGTTGCTTTCATTGCTCTTAACTCCTTTGCAAGAAGTGAGTGAATTTCTCCCCCTCCGCAAGGGGAGGGGGGACCAGGCTAGAACATAAGCTTCGCCAGTACGAACCCGATCCCTATCGATGAGAAGGTGGCGACGAGCCCCGGGATCATGAAGCTGTGGTTCAAGACGTAGCGTCCGATGCCCGTTGTGCCGGTGCGGTCGAAGTTGATCGCGGCGACCACGGTCGGGTAATTCGGGATGAAGAAGTAGCCGTTCACCGCAGGGAACATGGCGATGAGAAACGGCGCCGGGATGCCGAGGCTTATACCGAGCGGCATGAGGGCCCGCACCGTCGCCGCCTGGCTGTAGAGCAGGATGGAGAGGACGAAGAGGGCGAAGGCGAAGAGCCACGGCGCGGTGGTGACCATGTCCTTGATGGAGCCGCTCAGGAAGTCCATGTTTCCCTGGAAGAAGGTGTCACCCATCCAGGCGATACCGAAGATGGCGATGACCGCCTGCACCCCGGCGATGAAGACGCTCCCTTCGGCGACCTTGTGGATCTTCACCTTGCAGAGAAGGAGCATGAGTGCGGCGATGGAGAGCATAACGATCTCGATCACATGCGGCATCCCCATCTTCTCCTTGTTCTGGGCGGGGCGCTTGTCGTCGAACTTGACGATATGGTAGCCAAAGGGCGTCTTTATCACTTCGGTCAGGTCGCCCGGTTTCTTCAGTTTTGCGCACGCTTTCTCGAATTCGGGGATCATTTTCCCTTTCGCCTGCCAGCCGAGGTCGCCGCCGGTGGTCGCGGTGGCGTCGATGGAGCACTGCTTGGCGACATCGGAGAAGCTCCCGCCGGATTTAAGCTGAGCGAGCACCTCTTTCGCCTCGGACTCGCTTTTCACCACGATATGGCTGATGCGGGTGTCGCTACCGACGCTCCACTCGGGGCGCATCTGCGGGAAGGAGCCGAAAAGGACCACGAGGATGGTGCCGAGCAGGAAGAGGGCGACCGCGATCTTGGCGGTTGCCGGGGTGTTCCTGATCGCCTCGTTCACCTTGGCGGTATCGGTGTGGGCGGTGCGCGGCGGGGGAACGGTCCCCTCCTGCAGGCGCTTCTGGTATTCCGGATCCTGGTCCAGTTCCTTACCCAGCTTGTTGGAGATGAAAGCGGCGATGATGACGCCGATGAGTGTGGAGGGGATACAGACCTTCAGGATGTCGATCAGTTCGACGTTGAAGCCGAACTTGGCGGCGGAACCGCCGAGAAGACCAAGGAGGGCGACGGTCGCCGCTGCGATCGGGCTTGCGGTGATGGCCTGCTGCGATGCGATGACCGAGATGGACATCGGGCGTTCCGGGCGGACCCCAGTCTCGCGCGCCACCTCGGCGATTACCGGCAGCACCGAGTAGGCGACGTGGCCGGTACCGGCGAAGAGGGTGAAGAAGTAGGTCACCATCGGACCCAGGAAGGTGATGCGGTCCGGGTTGTTCCTGAGGATGCGTTCGGCGAGTGCTACCAGGTAGTCGAGCCCCCCGGCCGCCTGCAGGACGCCGGCGGCGGTGACCACCGCGGCGATCATCAGCATGACGTCGATGGGCGGTGCGGTAGGCTGCAGGTGAAACACGAAGGTGAGGACGGCGAGTCCGAGGCCGCCGAGAACGCCCAGGCCGATACCGCCCAGCCGGGCCCCTACGAAGATTGCTGCCAGT contains these protein-coding regions:
- a CDS encoding anaerobic C4-dicarboxylate transporter, yielding MFWLEFAVVLAAIFVGARLGGIGLGVLGGLGLAVLTFVFHLQPTAPPIDVMLMIAAVVTAAGVLQAAGGLDYLVALAERILRNNPDRITFLGPMVTYFFTLFAGTGHVAYSVLPVIAEVARETGVRPERPMSISVIASQQAITASPIAAATVALLGLLGGSAAKFGFNVELIDILKVCIPSTLIGVIIAAFISNKLGKELDQDPEYQKRLQEGTVPPPRTAHTDTAKVNEAIRNTPATAKIAVALFLLGTILVVLFGSFPQMRPEWSVGSDTRISHIVVKSESEAKEVLAQLKSGGSFSDVAKQCSIDATATTGGDLGWQAKGKMIPEFEKACAKLKKPGDLTEVIKTPFGYHIVKFDDKRPAQNKEKMGMPHVIEIVMLSIAALMLLLCKVKIHKVAEGSVFIAGVQAVIAIFGIAWMGDTFFQGNMDFLSGSIKDMVTTAPWLFAFALFVLSILLYSQAATVRALMPLGISLGIPAPFLIAMFPAVNGYFFIPNYPTVVAAINFDRTGTTGIGRYVLNHSFMIPGLVATFSSIGIGFVLAKLMF